ACCTTGGAAACTGAGACCTTTGGCAAGGTATTGTTGGCTTGCTGATACCAAGCCTAACTTTAAATCTAAATTTCCGAAATAAGGACCTAACGGCGGTTTTGGTTTCGAATTTTTATTTAACTTACCATTTACAGCAAAGTTAAATATCCCACCGAATGCATTCATTTTTAAAGTATTGATAATGATTTCGTTAGTTTCATTACCCGATAAGGCCAAATCTGCTTTTAAATTAAGATCTTTAATTTCCAATCCTGGCAATTCGGCGCGTATACCTGCATTAATTTTTTTTGTAGAACCAGATGCATAGTAACGAGCATTAAGCTTTAAGATTGGATGGTTTCCAAGAAAGTTCTGAATAGGTGAGATTTTTTCTTTTAATACTAATGGTAACACCAAAAGTAAATTGGGAGTATAAACGTGCAAACCTAACGGCTGCAAACTGACATTCAGATTTTGCCCTGTTTGTAAATTTCCTTTTAAATCTAACTCTAATGCTTTATTACCAGAGATGGTTTTTTGTTCCAAGTTTAAATCAGAAATTTTAACCAGAGATAATCCAAAAGGACGATCAAATATTAATGTAGCATTTAAACCTAGACCAAGGTAAGAAGAAGGAGACCTGGAACGGTCTATTTGATATCGAAACCCATCTATTTTCGCTTTTGTTTGCAGTGATAAAGAATGAAATGATTCTCCAGTCAATCCTAGGTCCATTTGCAGTTTTCCACCAAGACCTGAAACATATTCACCTAACTGTAATTTATCTATATTTACCTTAAAATCTAATCCTTTAGAATCAAAATATTCGCCAAATAATGATATTGTAGCTCCATTATAATCAATATGTGAAGGCGAAATTTTTATAGATTTTATATAAGGGAAAGGTTTTTCCGCAGATAATGGTTTTGTCTCCGCCAAGTTTAATTGAGAACTAATATCTAGAAAAGCAGAAGGTAAAGAATGTGCCTTTGATTTTCCAATTTTTAAATATAGTAGCGAAGTTTTTAATTTTAAATTTGCATTCGCATTTTTCCAATCCCCTCGAATCCCAGTTCCTTCCAAAGAAAGGTCTCCCGATAATTTCATTTCAGGAACAATGCCATTCAATTGGTCAATGGACTTCTGGAACGAAGTCAATTGCATATTAGATTTTCCAACAACAATATTTACTTTAGGCGTATCCTTTGATACATCTTTGACAGTACCGGACAAACTCATCCAAGATTGTCCTAAAACTCTAAGATCAAACTGATTTATCCCTACTTGGTCCAATAGATTGTCATAATGAATATCAGATAACAGGCGTAATCCTAACTGTACTGGTTTACCACGAACTTCTAACAAAAGATCATCTTTTCCAATATCAGTAGTAAATAAAAACATCTCAGGAGAAACAGTTCGATCCCATTCAAACCTTAAAGATAGAGGAATGGTTTGTTTCCACCTAAGTTGTGCTGAATCTAAATCGATAGGGATGGGATTGGTTGCATTCAAAGATAACAAAATATGATCGATTTGGTTTAGTGCAGAAAGATCAAAAGGGATTTTCGTAAACCGATTGGACTCTAATTCCGTTTGTAAGGAAAGATCTTGGATGGAGAAAAAATGGAGAGAACCCGTATCACGTTTTATTTGGAAGGAAAGTTTATCTATATTAATTGTAACACTGGCTTGTAGCGGAAGATAGGTTTTGATTTCCGTAAGCGGTGGTTTTGGGTCTTCTGGCGGAACCTGTGTTGGAGTTTCCGAAGGTTTGACTATGGAAGCAAAGTTCCATTTCCCTGAACGCTCTTCCAAAGAGATTTTGGCATTTTGGAGTCCAATTTCTGTGATTTTAATTTTTCCAAAAAACAAAAGAGGGAGATTGTAACGTAGACGAATCCGTCCTGCTTCCATCAAATGAGTTTTTTCAAAAGGGAACCCTGGAGACAGACGGAAATCTTCGATTTCAATTCCAAAAAAAAGGGAGAAACAACGGAAGTTACCCTCCATTTTTCCCATTGTAAAATGGGAAAAAAGTCGCGGGACTAACAGGTCAGCCGTAAAGACATTGAATATAGATTTGTAGAGGAGAAAAAGAACGAGAAACCAACGAAAGGTTTTTGTTTTGGCGACTCCTAAACTTACCTTCAGGATTGGATTCATCAGTAGAATCGCCTCGTGCGATTAGTATTCGAAGGAGTCTTCGGCCTCTTCCAGAGTTTTATAGATTTCGAAAACACTAGAAAGTTTTGTGATTTCCATGAGGTTCTCGATATCGGAATTTAAGTTCGCAAATACAAGTCTACCATTCAGGCCATCAATATGTTTGTAAATATTGAGAAACGTTCCTAAACCAGCAGAGTTGATAAAAGGAACCTTTTTCAAATCGATGATAAATTTAGGGACTTGGCCTTTTTTGATGTACTGTTCAATCTTTTCAGATAGTTCGAACTCATTTCCGGCTTTGATGGCACCTTCAATTTTAATGATGTGCACGTCGTTTTTGCTAGTAACTTTGATTTTCATAACCCTTCGGAAGGTGGTGTTGCCATTAAATTCCTTCGATTTTACCGAATGTAAAGCAAATTTTTATGCATAGTGCAATAATTCTTTACCAGCTTTGCGGAGTTCATGTTTTCCCTGAGACAAATGATTGCGAACTGCCTTCCTAGAAATTCCTAATAACTTTGCAATCTCACGTTCGGATAAAAAACTACGATCACAAGCTCTTACCCTTCTTAAAATCCAAATTTTCTTTTGTTTGAGATACCAATTTCTGCGATTTGGATCGGAAACTTCGTAAAGTTTTCTGGTATACCGAGTGATCATTCCAGAGAGTCGAGCTAACAGTTGGCGTTGTCGAAATCGTTTTTCTTCTAACTCACGAAAGAATGTTTCCACATCTTGATTGGTTTCGCGTAATTTCCAATGAAGGAGTTGGTTTAAATTTTGTTTCATCGGTAAATCAAATTGTAAGGACAAAACTAAGGCGGTTAACGTTGGCAATTTTTCCAATTCCGCTTTTATTGGATTTGATCCTTCCCAAGTTTCCGAAGGAATTTCCTCATTTGCAGGTTGGTCGTAGTTCCACAATTGCAAATAAAGTTCCCCTGTCTCAGAAATCTCTGTCCTACGAAATCGATTTCGGTATTGATTAAAGGCGTATGTCACAAAAAAACCAAGAACATTCGTTATATGATAATTTAAACTAAGAGTCCACATTTTTGAGAATACTTCTAATATTGTAACTACCATTTCACAGCTTTCATCTTCCGTAATTTTTCTTTTTTTGGCCAGACGATCCACCATCCAAATAGGTAATTGTGTTTTTACAATGTTAGGGTCGTTAGAAACACGAGCTTCTTCGATTAAAGGTAAAATTTTTTCATCTAATATTTTTGGCAACATGAGAGGAATTTATAATTCATCCGAAAAATAATGATACTACATTACTTATGATTTGTAGCATTGATTATCTGTTATGTGAACTTCGTAAGTTCAACTATGAACTTTTAGTTTTTTTTTGGAAATGATTAAGAGTGATACAGATAGAACGATATGAAATAAGTTAAAGAAAACAAATGGGAAAAAAGAAAACACCGAAACCCCAAGCGATGTAGACATAAAAGCACCGCAACTATTCCAAGGGATAAGTGGGGAAGTTATGGTTCCAGAATCTTCCAAAGAACGTGAGATATCCTTTTCTGGGATTCCATTTTCTTCCGCAAGACTACGGAAAGCGCGAGCAGGAATCACTAATGATAAATATTGGTCTGCAGTCACCATATTTAAAAGAAAAGCGGTGCCCATTGTAGATAATAAAATATCCGAGCGATCTTTGGCCCAGTTTTTAATCTGAATTAAAATTTCCGCTAAATATCCGTAACCTTCCACTACAGCACCAAACCAAACAGCAGCGAAGATTAAAATTTCGGTCGGTAAAATGGCAACAACTCCCCCTCCACTTAAAAACCGGTCCAATACATCATTTCCTGAATGAGATTCAAATCCAA
This region of Leptospira montravelensis genomic DNA includes:
- a CDS encoding LIC_11026 family protein, with product MNPILKVSLGVAKTKTFRWFLVLFLLYKSIFNVFTADLLVPRLFSHFTMGKMEGNFRCFSLFFGIEIEDFRLSPGFPFEKTHLMEAGRIRLRYNLPLLFFGKIKITEIGLQNAKISLEERSGKWNFASIVKPSETPTQVPPEDPKPPLTEIKTYLPLQASVTINIDKLSFQIKRDTGSLHFFSIQDLSLQTELESNRFTKIPFDLSALNQIDHILLSLNATNPIPIDLDSAQLRWKQTIPLSLRFEWDRTVSPEMFLFTTDIGKDDLLLEVRGKPVQLGLRLLSDIHYDNLLDQVGINQFDLRVLGQSWMSLSGTVKDVSKDTPKVNIVVGKSNMQLTSFQKSIDQLNGIVPEMKLSGDLSLEGTGIRGDWKNANANLKLKTSLLYLKIGKSKAHSLPSAFLDISSQLNLAETKPLSAEKPFPYIKSIKISPSHIDYNGATISLFGEYFDSKGLDFKVNIDKLQLGEYVSGLGGKLQMDLGLTGESFHSLSLQTKAKIDGFRYQIDRSRSPSSYLGLGLNATLIFDRPFGLSLVKISDLNLEQKTISGNKALELDLKGNLQTGQNLNVSLQPLGLHVYTPNLLLVLPLVLKEKISPIQNFLGNHPILKLNARYYASGSTKKINAGIRAELPGLEIKDLNLKADLALSGNETNEIIINTLKMNAFGGIFNFAVNGKLNKNSKPKPPLGPYFGNLDLKLGLVSASQQYLAKGLSFQGDLGLNLSIRDYDINGEFHSKIPILSYTNQKCPGENCKAYVLEEVIAKIPIQHNLARNNEDSLIVGDKSIFIKNYGRNNPPNLTVGQVLGTHPNIPNLPFEYIKRQKDGPGLSAFIEYKENYANIESLRSYSLDGLVLGKNMVFNLGNLDPKSMEFRGNFLIRDIDLKQLMAPKVRDKIDDGKLKADLNISVRDLSEPVANLDLFFSIFQIGRDFGKSALNVISPQNFLIDRITDSYSINKIDVSLSKGLVYADVYFNRSFLSLLINLEDGKISQQRMPLANFLKRAQSEIQTYQE
- a CDS encoding STAS domain-containing protein; the protein is MKIKVTSKNDVHIIKIEGAIKAGNEFELSEKIEQYIKKGQVPKFIIDLKKVPFINSAGLGTFLNIYKHIDGLNGRLVFANLNSDIENLMEITKLSSVFEIYKTLEEAEDSFEY
- a CDS encoding RNA polymerase subunit sigma-70 yields the protein MLPKILDEKILPLIEEARVSNDPNIVKTQLPIWMVDRLAKKRKITEDESCEMVVTILEVFSKMWTLSLNYHITNVLGFFVTYAFNQYRNRFRRTEISETGELYLQLWNYDQPANEEIPSETWEGSNPIKAELEKLPTLTALVLSLQFDLPMKQNLNQLLHWKLRETNQDVETFFRELEEKRFRQRQLLARLSGMITRYTRKLYEVSDPNRRNWYLKQKKIWILRRVRACDRSFLSEREIAKLLGISRKAVRNHLSQGKHELRKAGKELLHYA